The proteins below are encoded in one region of Cololabis saira isolate AMF1-May2022 chromosome 13, fColSai1.1, whole genome shotgun sequence:
- the cep19 gene encoding centrosomal protein of 19 kDa — translation MRYEAKRCGVNFSPPSIVVIYVHTETNKMRKRIIPVRDFSQYSDCSNAAETLKNHPNHRDYLEGVSQGQLQKLHFILRDHIKGFTLEHSLSSFCLHPEEDLNKLDDEGLTRKKSQMDGQFEKNRKSRDDPNFIYDLEVDFPKNTQEQKCSWDEESDDGF, via the exons ATGCGATACGAGGCAAAGCGTTGCGGTGTCAACTTCAGCCCCCCATCCATAGTCGTGATCTATGTGCACACGGAAACCAATAAGATGAGAAAAAGAATAATACCTGTACGGGACTTTTCACAATATTCTG ACTGCAGTAACGCTGCTGAGACGCTGAAGAACCACCCAAATCACAGGGACTACCTGGAGGGAGTGTCCCAGGGACAGCTGCAGAAACTTCACTTCATCCTGCGAGATCACATTAAAGGCTTCACCCTGGAGCACAGCCTCTCCTCATTCTGCCTGCACCCTGAGGAAGACCTAAATAAACTGGATGATGAAGGACTGACTCGCAAGAAGAGCCAAATGGACGGACAATTCGAGAAGAATCGGAAGAGTAGGGATGATCCAAACTTTATTTATGACCTGGAGGTGGATTTCCCCAAGAACACCCAAGAACAAAAGTGCAGTTGGGATGAAGAGTCTGATGATGGATtttga
- the pigx gene encoding phosphatidylinositol-glycan biosynthesis class X protein, with the protein MYVVLFSVLTFLSTCNCVAEKDEHQDHCAFLKQWFESSVSVELSKKGFHREVITTVEPKPGSLGDVRVLLVYRWTSGVYVDPYQVASLRDQSDWQILLDSGIDLEAPAHKTSGFLTYVYPSYNGLTSSLLKVTLPVHGRYHKPSLVGKTFTSLHIEPPELLLWTAKCKQLNRLEPHTVVAAPCTFENSSSCSWVKIHHRREELGPLSFQLPVGDGSVVTPVCGATLLVTTMCCVALTKHMWKHRII; encoded by the exons ATGTATGTGGTACTGTTCTCTGTTTTGACCTTCTTATCGACGTGTAATTGTGTGGCTGAGAAGG atgAACATCAGGACCATTGTGCTTTTCTGAAGCAGTGGTTTGAATCATCAGTGTCAGTAGAACTCAGCAAAAAGGGTTTTCACAG ggAGGTGATAACCACTGTTGAGCCCAAACCGGGTTCCCTCGGGGATGTTAGAGTTTTGCTGGTTTACAGATGGACGAGTGGTGTCTATGTCGATCCATACCAGGTGGCATCCCTGAGGGATCAGAGTGACTGGCAG ATATTACTGGATTCAGGCATTGACTTGGAGGCACCTGCGCACAAGACTTCAGGATTTCTTACCTATGTCTATCCCTCTTATAATGGACTTACTTCCAGTCTCCTAAAAGTAACACTTCCAGTGCATGGGCGCTACCACAAGCCTTCTTTGGTTGGGAAAACATTTACATCTCTTCACATTGAACCTCCTGAGCTGCTTCTGTGGACtgcaaaat gCAAACAGCTCAACAGATTGGAGCCTCATACTGTTGTGGCTGCTCCGTGCACATTTGAAAATTCAAGCTCCTGCTCATGGGTTAAAATCCATCATCGGCGTGAG GAACTTGGACCTTTGAGTTTCCAGCTTCCAGTTGGTGATGGGTCCGTGGTGACTCCTGTGTGCGGGGCAACTCTGTTAGTCACAACAATGTGCTGTGTGGCACTGACTAAACACATGTGGAAACATCGAATCATTTAA
- the ing5a gene encoding inhibitor of growth protein 5a, with product MATAIYLEHYLDSIENLPCELQRNFTLMRDLDSRTEEKKGEIDKLAEEYIANVKNLASEQRVEHLQKIQNAYSKCKEFSDDKVQLAMQTYEMVDKHIRRLDADLARFENELKEKLELSGYESTDGKGLKKGELRGQREKRGSRGRARKGSDEDSPKKKKIKNCPDLSEAILPMQPSDVLDMPVDPNEPTYCLCHQVSYGEMIGCDNPDCPIEWFHFACVDLATKPKGKWFCPRCTQDRKKK from the exons ATGGCAACAGCAATATACTTGGAGCATTATCTTGACA GTATTGAAAACCTCCCATGCGAGCTACAGAGGAACTTTACTTTGATGCGGGATCTGGACAGTCGGACTGAAG AAAAGAAAGGAGAGATTGACAAACTGGCTGAAGAGTATATAGCAAACGTGAAGAACCTGGCTTCAGAGCAGCGAGTGGAACATCTGCAGAAGATTCAAAATGCCTACAGCAAGTGCAAAGAGTTCAGTGATGACAAAGTCCAGCTTGCAATGCAGACATATGAAATG GTCGACAAACACATCCGTAGGCTGGATGCCGATCTGGCTCGATTTGAGAATGAGTTAAAGGAGAAACTGGAATTGAGTGGCTATGAAAGTACAGATGGAAAAGGATTAAAAA AGGGTGAATTGCGTGGGCAGAGAGAGAAGCGTGGATCTAGAGGTCGAGCAAGGAAAGGTTCTGATGAAGATTctcccaaaaagaaaaagataaaaaactg TCCTGACCTGAGTGAAGCTATCCTGCCTATGCAACCGTCAGACGTGTTGGACATGCCAGTGGATCCCAATGAACCCACATACTGCCTGTGTCATCAGGTGTCCTACGGAGAGATGATTGGCTGCGACAACCCAGAT TGTCCCATTGAGTGGTTTCACTTTGCTTGTGTTGATCTTGCCACAAAACCAAAAGGAAAATG GTTTTGCCCGAGATGCACTCAAGATAGGAAGAAAAAATGA